The stretch of DNA CGCCCGGCACGCTGTCCGGATAGGCATATTTGAAGGCATTGGTGACGAGCTCGCTGACGATCAGCCCGAGCGTGATCACCTTGTCTGTCGCCAGATTGACCGGCTGCGCGGTGAGCACGATCCGGTGCGGTCGCTTGTCGTCGCGCATCGAGGTTTCGAGTTCGGTGAGCAAGCTGTTCAGATATTCGTCGACCTGCACCGAGCCGACCTGGCGGTTGGTATAGAGCCGGCGGTGCACGCTGGCGATGGCATTGATGCGCATCTGCGTTTCGTGCAGCGCGTCGATCGCCACTTGATCCGTGGTCATCGAGGATTGCATACGGATCAGCGCGCCGACGAGGCCGAGGCTGTTGGCGATGCGGTGATTGACTTCGGTAAGCAGCATTTCGGCAAGGTCGCGCTGCTGGCGGATCACCTCCTGCGCCTGCGCCGTCTCGCGGCGAAAACGCGCCCGCTCCAGCGCCTGTTCGAGGGCGGCGGCGAGCAGGTCGAAATAATCGGCTGAGATCCCCTTCAGCATGTAATCGTCGGCGCCGGCCTTCAGCGCCGCGACCGCGATGCTGGTATCGTCCGAACCCGTCGCATAGATCACCGGCGGATGATCCGGCATCGCCGTGATGCAGGGCAGAATGTCGAGGCCGGTCTCGCCGGCCAGGATATGATCGAGCAAGACGGCGTCGATACCGCCTTCGCCGAGTCTCGCAAGGCCGGCCGCGCCGCTCTCGGCCCGCTCGACCGAAAAGCCACGCCCACGCAGGTTTTTCTGCATCAGTAGGGCAAGCCCCTCGTCGTCGTCGATATAGAGGATGTGGATCAGGGCATCCGCATCGCCGCTAGAATTGCTCATTCGGTCTCCCGGCGTTCTCTCGCAGCGACGACCGCCCGCAAGCGTCCGAGTCGTCCGCATGGCAATGTCGTATTGTATTGGCCGCCCGGGGTAAACAGCGGTTATCCCTCGCTCTTGTTGCAGGCGGCGCGGAAGAAGGATGTTGGGAATCCGGCATTTTCAGAACATGACCCTGGCCTGGGGAGGATCCCATGGAAGCCGTTGAAGGAGATGGGGAAACGAAGAACCTGAAATGAGATGCATAAACGCCGAGCGGCCCGATTGGTTCCGCAGCAAGCTAACTTTTCTGGAATTTCCGATGGCCGGATACTTCGGCCCCCGCCTCCGCCGGCAATTGCAGGAAGCGCAGCGACGAGACGACGCCGATCGCGCCGACCACGACGAAAGCCCAGCGGAAATCGGCAAGAACCGGATTGTCGGCGCCCCTGAGAGCCGAGCCGATGTTGAGCACGGCCGCCGCCACCGCCACGCCGAGCAGCATCGATACCTGCTGCAGCATGCTCGACAGCGTCGAG from Rhizobium leguminosarum bv. trifolii WSM1325 encodes:
- a CDS encoding signal transduction histidine kinase (PFAM: histidine kinase dimerisation/phosphoacceptor; response regulator receiver; ATP-binding region ATPase domain protein~SMART: response regulator receiver; ATP-binding region ATPase domain protein~KEGG: rec:RHECIAT_CH0002627 probable two-component sensor histidine kinase protein) → MSNSSGDADALIHILYIDDDEGLALLMQKNLRGRGFSVERAESGAAGLARLGEGGIDAVLLDHILAGETGLDILPCITAMPDHPPVIYATGSDDTSIAVAALKAGADDYMLKGISADYFDLLAAALEQALERARFRRETAQAQEVIRQQRDLAEMLLTEVNHRIANSLGLVGALIRMQSSMTTDQVAIDALHETQMRINAIASVHRRLYTNRQVGSVQVDEYLNSLLTELETSMRDDKRPHRIVLTAQPVNLATDKVITLGLIVSELVTNAFKYAYPDSVPGEIRVIVDQTDEALRVIVEDDGAGFDPSSPARGTGLGTRILTAMAASLKSDFAYDPGHDGTKATLVFSLHEVK